A window from Cyanobacteria bacterium QS_8_64_29 encodes these proteins:
- a CDS encoding FAD-dependent oxidoreductase, with translation MPAAPRQTDIAIVGAGPHALTLTLRLLCEPGVDRNQLVALDPSGDWLQQWRQRFAALGIPQLRSPSVHHPHPEARALRAFARARNRTSELHAPYQRPSTALFNDFCRHAIGRWQLAQQLRAGWVSDIVSVEGGFRLPLADGAVIAARRVVLAVGGGRLAWPEWVRRIPTAYPPERLRHAYQLDLRQLPLAGERVAIVGGGQTAGRLALGAIARGAQVMLLVRRALRVRQFDTDPGWLGPKRLRAFRAQPDWQARRAVIAQARGGGSVPPGVMARLEHAQQDRQLAIAAPCEVSEARWQGQRWQLHCSDGRQRIADRVWLATGESFDAAQLPLLQGVRAAHPAPLVGGLPVLDEQLRWPGCQLHVMGGLAALQLGPVARNLSGARMASERIAAALVPQR, from the coding sequence ATGCCTGCCGCGCCACGCCAGACTGACATTGCCATTGTGGGGGCTGGGCCGCACGCGCTGACCCTAACCCTGCGCTTGCTGTGCGAGCCAGGGGTGGATCGCAATCAGCTCGTCGCGCTCGACCCTAGCGGCGATTGGCTGCAGCAGTGGCGGCAGCGGTTTGCTGCCTTGGGCATTCCGCAGCTGCGATCGCCCTCGGTCCACCATCCCCACCCGGAGGCGCGGGCGCTGCGCGCCTTTGCCCGCGCCCGCAACCGCACCAGCGAGCTGCATGCGCCCTACCAGCGCCCCAGCACCGCCCTGTTTAACGATTTTTGCCGGCATGCCATCGGTCGCTGGCAGTTGGCCCAGCAGCTTCGAGCCGGCTGGGTGAGCGATATCGTTTCGGTTGAGGGCGGCTTCCGCTTGCCCCTGGCCGATGGCGCGGTGATCGCGGCCCGCCGGGTGGTGCTGGCCGTAGGCGGCGGACGCCTGGCCTGGCCCGAGTGGGTGCGGCGCATCCCAACTGCCTATCCCCCCGAGCGGTTGCGCCACGCCTACCAGCTCGATCTGCGCCAGCTGCCGCTAGCCGGCGAGCGCGTAGCGATCGTGGGCGGCGGGCAAACGGCCGGCCGGCTGGCCCTGGGCGCGATCGCGCGCGGCGCCCAGGTCATGCTGCTAGTGCGGCGCGCGCTGCGCGTCCGACAATTCGATACCGATCCGGGCTGGCTGGGGCCCAAGCGGCTGCGCGCCTTCCGGGCCCAGCCCGATTGGCAAGCGCGGCGGGCCGTCATTGCGCAAGCGCGCGGGGGCGGATCGGTACCGCCCGGCGTCATGGCCCGGCTGGAGCATGCCCAGCAGGACCGGCAGCTGGCGATCGCCGCTCCCTGTGAGGTCAGCGAGGCCCGCTGGCAGGGCCAACGCTGGCAGCTGCATTGCAGCGACGGCCGCCAGCGGATCGCGGACCGCGTCTGGCTGGCAACGGGCGAGAGCTTCGATGCCGCCCAACTGCCGCTGCTGCAAGGAGTCCGCGCGGCCCATCCCGCGCCACTGGTGGGCGGGTTGCCGGTGCTAGACGAGCAGCTGCGCTGGCCGGGGTGCCAGCTGCATGTCATGGGCGGTCTGGCGGCCCTGCAGCTGGGGCCGGTGGCGCGCAACCTCTCGGGGGCGCGCATGGCCAGCGAGCGCATTGCGGCTGCCCTGGTGCCCCAGCGGTGA
- a CDS encoding peptidase → MTPRALRQLHRRIAPIVLLPLLVTAATGITYRLSQDWFGIDNDRVSFLMTIHEGEYLGDFLEPIYVLLNGLGLLLMMATGTGMLLRGIASWFPNRNRQNLGEQKR, encoded by the coding sequence ATGACCCCGCGCGCGCTGCGCCAGCTCCACCGCCGCATTGCGCCCATCGTGCTGCTGCCGCTTTTGGTCACGGCAGCCACCGGCATTACCTACCGGCTGAGCCAGGACTGGTTCGGCATCGATAACGACCGCGTCAGCTTTTTGATGACCATCCACGAGGGCGAGTACCTGGGGGACTTCCTGGAGCCCATTTACGTGCTGCTCAACGGCTTGGGATTGCTGCTGATGATGGCAACCGGCACCGGCATGTTGCTGCGCGGCATTGCCAGCTGGTTTCCCAATCGCAACCGCCAGAACCTGGGCGAGCAGAAGCGCTAA